In the Streptomyces sp. 3214.6 genome, GCGTCCTGTGGCTGGGCAGACATGCGGCCATGATCCGGCACCCGGGCCCCGTCTGCACCCGGTTTCCGCAGTGCGCGTGGTGTGCCCGGTGTGTCGGATGTGCCCGGTGCACCCCGTTTCCCGGTTACGGGCGGCGGGTCCGGGCTGTGGTGGGTGGCCCCGACGGGCTCCGCCGGGGCCACCGCCCTCACACCAGTCGCTGGAGTCGCCGGGTCCGCCGGACCATCGCGTACCCCTTGGTCAGCGCCCGGTCCCGGGCGAACGTACGGCCGATCGCCCGACCGTCGAGCAGCCGTTCGAACTCCGTGGTGTCCGTGGCCCGCCGTACCGTCACCCGGCGCAGGGCGTACGGTCCTTGCGCGCGGCGGGCGAGGGAGTTGCCCACGGCGAGCGCCTGGGCGAAGCCGTGGCCGCGCACCGCCGCCCGCACCCGGCGACTGGAGTAGCCGTACGGGTAGGCGAACGACACGGGCGGGGCGCCCAGTTCGTCGGCGACGATGTCCCGGCAGCGGGTCAGCTCGGCGCGCAGCGCCGCGTCGTCGAGCTGGTCGAGCTGCGGGTGGGTGTGGCTGTGGCCGCCGATCTCGACGCCCGCGTCCGCCAGTCGGCGTATCTGACGCCAGTCCAGCATGGTGTCCAGGCCGCCGCCGGTGTCGTGGGCGCCCCGGATCCAGCCGGTGGAGACGAACAGGGTGGCCGGGAAGCCGTGCCCGGCCAGGGCCGGGAGGGCGTGCCGGTGCACGCCCTCGTAGCCGTCGTCGAAGGTGATCAGCACCGGGCGGTCCGGCAGCGGCCGGCCCGCCCGCCAGCGGGCCGCCAGGTCCGCCGTGGTGAGCGGGGTCAGACCCCGGTCCGCGATCACCGCGAGCTGCTCGGCGAACGCCTCGGGGGTGACCGAGAGCGTGCGGGTGGCGTCGCTGGGGTCGGCGGCGACCGCGTGGTACATGAGGATCGGCACGCCCCCCGGCGTCATGCGGCCCGCTCCACGTCGTCCAGGGAGATCGGCACCACGGCGAACGTCGTCCCCGCCCGCCGCGCCCGCATGCTGCCGACCACGTACCCGCCGGCGGCGTGCAGCACCCCGGCGACGATCGCGCCCGCCCGCCGGGCCCCGCCGGGGCGGGCCAGCAGCAGGTCGCGCAGCCCGCGGACCACACCGGCCGGCAACACCCGGGTGGTGTAACGGCGTTCGGTCTCCAGCCCCTTGTCGACGCCGACGCTGCGGGCGACGAGCGCCTTGGACAGGCCTTCGGCGTAGGTGCGTGTGCGGAAGTACCCGAAGCGCTCGCGTCCCTCGGGCACCCTGTGGTGGATCACCGCGCGGTCGTCCATCAGCAGGATCGCGTCGGGTCTCGCGCGGCTGAGCCGGATGCACAGATCCGTCTCCTCGCCGCCCATCGGCCGTTTGCTGCCGTCGCGTCCGATGCCGGTGGCGAAGCCGCCCACGCACTCGAACGCGCTGCGCCGGAAGGAGGCGTTCCCGCCGAGGATGTTGCGCACGCGGACCCGGCCGGGCGGCAGGCCCAGGTAGGAGCAGCCCACCACCCAGTCGAACTCCTCGGGAAACCAGTCGGGCCGCCGCCCCGACGACCACACGGGCACCGCCCGGCCGCCCACGGCGAGCACCCGGGGGTCGGAGTAGGGGTCGGCGAACCGGCGCAGCCAGTCCCGTTCGGCGACGGCGTCGTCGTCGAGGAAGGCGACGACCTCGCCGCGGGAGGCGGCGATGCCGGTGTTGCGGCCGGCCGACAGGCCGCGCGGGCCCGCGTTGGGCAGCACCCGTACCTCGTCGGTCTCCTTGTACTCGCTTCTCAGCCGGTCCAGGAGTGTCGGGTTGTGGTCGACGACGAGCAGGGTCTCCACCGCCGGGTGGGTCTGCGCGCGCACCGAGGCGATCGCCGCGAGGATGTCCTCCCAGCGGTCCTCGGTGTACACGCAGATGACGACGGAGACGTCGATCGTGCTCAAGACGCCTCTCCCCGGACCGAGTCGAGCATCGGCGAGCGGCGCACCAGGCGGCGCAGCGCCCGCCGGTTGGACCGCTCCCGGAGGATCACCCGCAGGACGCGCAGCCCGTCGCGGACGGCGCGCAGGTTGCTGACGCCGTGGATGCGCAGGTACTCGTGGCTGGGGATCTCCTGGACCTTCAGCCCGGCCTTGACGACCCGGATGTTGATCAGGGTCTCGATCTCGAAGCCGGTGCAGTCGAGCTCGACCTTGTCCAGGCAGTGCCGCCAGAACGCGTTGTACCCGTAACACAGGTCGGTGTAGCGGGCGCCGAACTTGCGGTTGACGATGGCGCACAGGACCCGGTTGCCCAGCCATCGGATGAAGGTCATGTCGTCGGTGCCGCCGCCGTTGGCGAAGCGGGAGCCCTTGGCGAAGTCCGCGCCGGAGACGAGGGCGGAGACGTACGACACGATCTCGTTGCCGTCGGCGGAGCCGTCGGCGTCGACCATCACGATGATGTCGCCGGTGCACGCCTCGAAGCCGGTGATCAGGGCGTCGCCCTTGCCCCGGCCCTGCTGGCCGACGACCTTGACGCCGGGCCACAGGTCACGCGCGACCTGGACGGTGGCGTCGGTGGAGTTGCCGTCGACCAGGACCACTTCGTGGATCCAGTCCGGCAGGGTCTTGAAGACGTACGGAAGGTTCTCGGCCTCGTTCATCGCGGGGATGACCACGCTCACCGGCGGCGCGATGGCCAGGTGAGAGGAGATGGGCCGGTACTTGTCGACGGCGTGCGGGCTTTGGAGATCCTCGCCCGAGGTCGCCGGCTGCAGAACGGAACTCATGACTTCGGTCCCTCTCGTCCGGTGGGCCGCCCGCCCCTGGGCGGCCCGGAATCCACGTCCGGTTCGAAAGGGGGGTTTGGTGTCTCACCCACGAACGGCACGGCCACGGCCGTGCGGCACGACATGGCGGCACGCTCTGCGCGCACGCCGGGTGAGTTGGCAAAGCTGACCGGCCACCGGCGAAACGACGGCGGCCGACTGCGCGGCACGGCCCGGTCACCACTGCGGTCACCGAGCTCGGCACCCCCCTACCGCGCTCTCGCCCCGGATGCCGCCGCGGTCCCTGAGCCCTCCCCTGGAGCCGATGCCGACGGTCCGATGCGAGTGAGAAGTATGACGGTATTGATGATAAAGCCCGGATGGCAAGCCCTTGGCGGCCCTCTTACCTTTTTGTTCGTTTGACCGTTACACAATGATGCGTCCCGACCGAAACGGATGTACGGCTATGGGAGAAAAGGGAATTGAGGGGCTGTCAACAAGCCTGATGTGTGCACGCAATAGCGCGAGCGAAAAGAGGCCGTGAACGATCACGTCAGGGCGCAGAAAGTCTTGGCATGGACACTTCCCGTCAACACGCGTAGTTGCTACGGCGGTTGTGGCAGAGATCCTGCTAAAGGGAGGTTCCATGAGACGTTCCCGACTTGTCGTATTCGTCAGCTCACTCCTCCTCGCCGTCGGCGCCGCCCTCACCGGGGCGGCCGCGGCGCACGCGTCCCCAGCAGCCGCGACCGGCGGCTATGTGGCGCTCGGCGACTCCTACTCCTCCGGCGTCGGCGCGGGCAGCTACCTCAGCTCCAGCGGCGACTGCAAGCGCAGCACCAAGGCGTACCCGTACCTCTGGAACGCCGCCCACACCCCCGCCTCGTTCACCTTCGCGGCCTGTTCAGGCGCTCGTACGGGTGATGTCCTGGCGAGCCAGCTCGGCGGCCTGAACTCCTCCACCGGCCTGGTCTCCCTCACCGCCGGCGGCAACGACGCGGGCTTCGCCGACGTCATGACGACCTGTGTCACCGGCTCCGACAGCACCTGCCTCAACCGCATCAACACCGCCAAGGCCTACGTCGACTCGACGCTCCCCGGCAAACTCGACACCCTCTACTCGACGATCAGCGCCAAGGCGCCCAACGCGCACGTGGTCGTCATCGGCTACCCCCGCTTCTACGAAGTCGGCACGCTCTGCCTGGGCCTGTCCGACACCAAGCGCTCCGCCATCAACAACGCGGCCGACTACCTCGACGCCGCGACCGCCAAGCGCGCCGCGGCCCACGGCTTCGCCTTCGGCGACGTCCGCACCACTTTCACCGGCCACGAGATCTGCTCCGGCAGCTCCTGGCTGCACAGCCTCAACCTGCTCGACATCGGCGAGTCCTACCACCCGACCGCATCCGGTCAGTCGGGTGGCTACCTGCCGGTCCTGAACAGCGCGGCCTGAGCCGTCACTCGGACGGCGAGGGCGAAGGGGAGGCCCCGGCCGACGGGGTCTCCTCCTCGCAGCTGACCGAGAACGGCACCGAGTCGGACGTCGTCTTCACCGGCTCCCGCACCTCGACGCCGATCGCGTTCTCATACGTCCCGCTCTGCTCGTACGTCGACACGATCACCTTGTCCTGCTTGGACCTGCCCCCGCCCGACGGGAACTCGAGCGTCTTCCAGGTCTGGCCGGAGAGCTCGCCGTCCTTCGTCACCCAGCGGTAGGACACCGTCGCGGGCAGCCGCCCCACGGTGATCGTCGCAGTGAAGGCGGGCGCGTCGGCGTTCCCCGGCGGACACGAACCGGAGTACTCGGTGTGCGCCCCGCTCACGGTGACCGCCACGGTCTGCGCCGGCGCCTCGGAGGAGGCGCTCTCACTCGGACTCGGGCTCGGCGACTCGCTGGTCTCCTCGCTCGACTCCGGCCGCGTCGCAGGCGAACTCACGATCCCCGTACCGCTGTTGGTGACGCCGCCGGTGCCGCCTCCGCCGCCGCCGTCGTCACGGTTCAGCAGCCCGTACGTCAGCCCGGCGACGGCCAGCGCCAGCACCGCCACCCCGGCCACCAGGACCACCCCCGCGCGCCGGTTGCGCTCCGGCCGGGCCGAGTCGGTCGTCGCAGGGGCGGCCGTCCAGGGCTGGGGCGGCGTCGGCGGCCCCTGGCGGAGAGGCTCGGCGGGGGTCGCGGCCGTCGGCGGATACGGCGTGTACGGCACCTGCGCCGTCGCACCGGTCCCGTCCGCGAGCGGGTCGCCGCCCGCCGCGACGATCCGCAGGTCACGCTCGGCCATGTCGGCCGGCAGCCGCTGGGCCGGATCCTTGCGCAGCAGCCCCTCGATCACCGGCGCCAGCGGCCCGGCCCGGTACGGCGGCGGCAGCTCCTCGTCGACGATCGCACGCAGGGTGCTCAGCGGGGTGTCGTGCCGGAACGGGGAGTTGCCCTCGACCGCCGCGTACAGCAGCACGCCCAGCGACCACAGGTCCGACTCGGGCCCCGGCGTACGTCCCAGCGCGCGCTCCGGCGCGAGGAACTCGGGAGAGCCGATGACCTCGCCGGTCATGGTCAGCGCGGAGGTGCCCTCGACGGTCGCGATGCCGAAGTCGGTGAGCACCACCCGGCCGTCGTTCGACAGCAGCACGTTCGCCGGCTTCACGTCCCGGTGCAGCACCCCGGCCTCGTGCGCGGCCCGCAGCGCGGACAGCACCTCGGCCCCGATGTGCGCGGCCCGCGCCGGTTCCAGCGGCCCCTCCGCGTCCAGCAGTTCGGCGAGGGAGATCCCGCGCACGATCTCCATGACGATCCAGGGCCGCCCGTCCTGCGTGGCCACGTCGTACACCGTCACGACGTTCCGGTTCGCGACCCGGGCCGCGGCCCAGGCCTCGCGCTCCAGCCGGGCGTACATCCGCTCGACGTCCGAGGCCGACAGTCCGTGCGGGGCGCGCACCTCCTTGACGGCGACCTCGCGGTGCAGCACCTCGTCATGGGCCCGCCACACCGTTCCCATGCCGCCCTCGCCGAGCGGGGTCAGCAGACGGTAGCGGCCCGCGATCAGACGTTCACTGCCCGGTTCTTCGGACACCGCGCCCCCATTCCGCTCTTCGTATCCGGGCGAAAACCTCCGCAACTCCCCCAACGTAGCTCAGCCGAGTACGGATGCGGCCCCCTTGAGCACCAGCCCGGCGCCGAGGGCGACGACGAGGAACGCCGACCACAGGGGCATGTTGCGGCGGACGAGCGTCACGGCCGGGTGGGTCGTCCAGCGCGGCTGCCGGTCCAGGAGCCGGGTCGCCCCCGCACCCAGCCTGACGACGGCGAACCCGGCGGCGGTGAGGGTCAGCGCCAGCCCGACGCCGTACGCGACGACGAGCAGCAGCCCGAACCAGGCCTGCCCGAGCGCCGCCGCGCCGACCAGTACGACCACGGCGGACGGGCTGGGGACCATGCCTCCGGCGAACCCGAGCAGGATCGTGCCGCGCAGGGTGGGGGCGACGGCGTGGGTGTGGGTGTGGCCGCCGTGGGTGTGCGTGTGGGTGCGGCCGTGCTGGTGGTCGTGCTCGTGGTCGTGGTGATCGTGGCTGTGGTCATGGTCGTGACCGTGGTCCGGGGCGGGCTCGGAGGCCTGATGGGTATGCGTGTGCGGGGTGGGGGCGCCCACGAGGGCCAGTTGACGGGCGGGGGGCTTGGCAGGCGCGTGACTGTGGTCGTGCCCGTGTCCGTCCGCGTGGCCGTGCCCGTCCCCGTGGTCATGTTCGTGGTCAGGGCCGTGATCGTGCCCGTGTCCGTCCCCGTGATCGTGGCCGTGCTCATGCCCATGCCCATGCCCATGCCCATGTCCGTGGCCGTGCCCCAGTCCGTGTCCGCGGTTGCGCCAGGCCCGGCGGGCGAGGCTCGTGCCCGCGAAGAGCACCAGTGCGCCGCTCGCCAGGCCCAGCCAGGCGATCACCGAGGGCGCCGCGGCCGAACCGGCGGTGACGAGGAGGCCGAGGGCGACGACGCCCAGGGTGTGGGTGATGGTGACGGAGGCGGCGAGCGGCAGGACGTCCTTCATCCGGGCCTTGCCGCCGCGTGCGGCCGCCGTCGCCGCCATGATGGTCTTGCCGTGTCCCGGCGCGACGGCGTGCATCGCGCCGAGCCCGACGGCGATCACCAGGGCCAGCGCGGCGAAGCCGACGGTGAAGTGCTGCCGTGCGACCAGGTCGTCCAGGGCCTGCGTCCAGCGGTCGGCGCCGCGCGGCAGCACGGACGCGGCCGGAGCGTCCCGCTTGTCCTCGACGAGGGCCGCGCCACCGGGCCGCACCTTCACGGACGCGGTCGAGGTGTCGGCCGGGGAGGAGAGCAACTCCTTGGGATAGCTGGTGAGTTCACCCGATGTCGACTTCTCGGGCACGTCGGAGTCGGTGAGCGTCATACGGTCGCCGCGGGCGGTGATCTCACGCCAGCCGGGGCCGCTGGAGGCCCCCTCGCTGTGGAAGCCGAGGGTGACGGTGTCCTCGTCGGGCAGCGGGGCCGTCAGCCGGCACTCGACGCGCAGGGTGTTGAGCCCCGCCTGACCGGGCCGTACGACCGCCTTGCTGCTGCCCGCCGTGAGGGTGACGGCACGGCCGTCGACGGTGAGTCTGCTGCCGCTCGCGGCCGTCGCGCACCGCTGCCGGGCCCACTCGGTCATCCCGAGCCGCTCGATGTCCGGCTTCGCCTGGGTCGCCGGGATCTCGGCGAGGTCCTCGACGTGGTCGACGCGCAGTTGTCCGGGGGCGGCTACGAGTCCGTCGTAGCGGTTGACGGTGAAGTTGCCGAGGGGGTGCGCGCTCGCGCCGGCGGAAGGAACCAGCGCGAGCGCGCAGCCGGCCGTGAACACGGCCGCGCAGGAGGCGAACAGACGACGACGCGACCTCACTTGCTCGCCTCCAGCGTCTTGAGTGCCGTACGGGCCTCGCGGGCGCCCAGCGGGGAGAAGCCGGGGTTCAGCTTCAGGGCGGCGGAGAGGTGGGTACGGGCGTCGGCGGGGTGCGAGGTGGCTTTCTCGATCACACCGCGGTGGTAGAGGAAGGCCGCGTTGCGGTAGCCGGTGGCGGTGGCCTGCCGGGCGTAGGGGAGCGCCTCGGCGTCCTTGCCGTTGACGTGCAGGGCCCAGGCGAGGGCGTCCGCCGTGTGCACGGTGTGCCGGCGGGACCAGTCGTCGCGGGCCGCGCGCAGGGCCGTCGCCTTGTCACCGTGGTCGGCGGCGGCGAGCGCGGTGTCGAGGTCGGCGTTGACGCCGTTGGCGCGGGCGATCGCCGTCCACGCGTCGACGAGCGCGTACTGGTCCTGGGCCTTCGCCCGGTCGCCCTCGCCGCCCCGGGCCTCGTACAGCTCACCGAGCTCGACCAGCGGGCCGGGGAGCGGATAGCGGGCGACGATGAGCTCCAACCCCTTGATGGCCTCGGCCTGTTGGCCGCTCGCCGCCTGAGCGCGGGCGCGGCCCTCCAGCGCCGGAAGGTAGTTCTCGTCGGCGGCGAGGGCGCGGGCGTAGTGGGTGAGCGCGGTGGGGTAGTCGCCCTGGTTCCAGGCGAGTTGGCCGAGCTGGGAGGCGACGTAGGCGATGTCGCCGGGAGAGGTCGACGCGGCGAGCGCCCGGTCCAGGACCCGGCGGGCGGTGGTGACGTCGCCGCGCAGCTCGTGGACGTAGGCGTAGCGGGTGAACACCGGTACGCCGGGCCGCCGTTCGTCGGCCGTCCGCACGGCCTGCTCGGCGTCGTCGTAGCGGCCGAGTTCGACGAGGGCGTCGATACGGGAGCACAGGGCGCGTTCGCTGTACGGGTTCTGCTTCAACGCCTGGTCGGCGTAGGTCAGGGCGTTCGCGAAGTCGTGCCGGGCGGCGGCGAGGGCGGCCCGGCCGGCGAGGGCCTGGTCGTTGTCGGGGCGCAGGGCGAGGGACCGCTTCAGGGCCTGCTCGGCCTGCGGGTAGCGGGAGGGGTCGCCCTTGGTGCGGGCCTGCTCGACGTAGGCGAGGCCGAGGGTGGCCCAGCCGCCGAAGTCCTTGGTCTGGGCGCGGAGATGGGTCTGGAGCGCGGTGATGCCCGAGTCGAGATCGCCACTGGCGAGGAGCCCGGGGGAGACCGCTGCGGCGGTCGCGACAGGCACGTCCTGCCCGTCCCGCGCCGCCCCGAGCGCGATCGCCCCGGCGGTGAGCGCAACGGCCAACATCGCGGCACAGGCCCCGAGTTGAACCCCGCGCCACCGGCGCCCAGCGGCGCCCACACGACGAACGGCAGCGACACGATCAGCGCCACCGCCGGCAGCGTCGGGCGAATTCGGCTCGGTGGCCCCTGCGGTCGTGTGCTCGGGGTTCGCCTCGACGACGTCGCCCGCGGCCGCGCCGGTCACGACGGAGGCGTCCTCGGGGGCCCGCCCGGAGTTCGGGGCGGGTTGATCTGAAGCCGCTGCCGGCCGGCCGGAGGCCGCCTGCTCCGGTTCGCCGTCGTTCGTCCGCGGGGACATGCCCTCTCCTAGGTCGCCTGGGGTGGATCAGCCTGCTCGCGTGGGGGTGGCGCGGCCCGCGTCGTGGGGGATGAGTACGCGGGCCGCGCCGGTCGGTGGGATGGGCCGGGGAGCGCAGGTTTCTCCCCGGCCCGTCTCGCGGGAGGGCCTAGTAGGCTCGCCGCCGCCCGCGCCACCACATCAGCCCACCGCCGATGAGGAGGATGCCCGCCGCGCCGGCGCCCGCGGAGGACGCGATCAGCGTGGTGTTGTCGTCGGAGCCCGTGAGGGCGTCACCGAGCTGGCTCTTGACGTCGGCGCCGCCCTTGGCGGTCGCGCCGCGCGAACCCTCGGTCGGCAGGGCGATGTAGGGGAAGTACTTCTCGAAGTACTTGTCGTTCTTGTCGACCGCGTCGCCCAGGTCGTTCTTGGAACCGACCAGCTCGCCCTCGACGACCTGCAGCGAGGCGTCGATCACGTCGTCGGTGAGGCGGCGGCCGTTCGGGAAGCCGGCGTTGTCACCGTCGAGGACACCGAGCCGCTTGGGGCTTGCGGTGGGCTTGATGGAGGTGTTGAGGCGCAGTTCCTCCGAAGGCGTCACGTACGGCGGCTGGTTGAGGCCCTTGACACCCTTCAGGAACACGTCGACGAGGTCGTTGCGCGGCTCCTTCGGCGCCTTGATCTTGTAGATCGCCTCGATGAGCTTCGGCAGCTCGGGGTTGGTGACGTTCTTCAGGAACTGGCCGTCGTCCTTGGGCTTGGACGCGTTGAACTTGTCCTTGTCCTTGATCGGGTTGACGACCTCGTTGACCAGCGGGTTGCCCAGCCGCGAGACCTGCGTGTAGTAGCCCTCGGCGTTCTGGCGCTGGGTGGTCGACCAGATGCCGACGATCGGCTGGTGCTTCGACTCGGTGATCAGGTCGTTCGGCACCTGAAGGGCGATCGTGTTGACGTTGTAGCCCTTGAGCGTGTCGTTGCCGACCTCGGAGAGGTCACCGCCGTACAGCAGGTCGAAGACGCGCAGGTCGGCGAAGAACGGGTCGTCGGCCTGGCCGGCGAACGTCTTGGCGCCGTTGGACAGCTTGTAGATCGCCTGGTCGCGCAGCTTCGAGTACTTCGGCATCGAGGCCTTGCCCACGTTGGACGGGGCCACCGGCACGTCGTCCGCGAGCTTGGTCTCGTGCTCGACCTTGCCCTTCTTGAGCTTGATCAGCTCCAGGTCGTAGGACTGCGTGACGTTCAGGTCGGGGTCGTACAGGCTGTCGACCACGCCGGTGTTGTAGAGGAACGACTTCCGGTTCTTGACGTTCGTCTTGAAGGTGTAGCGGAAGATCAGGTCTTCCTTGGCGTCGCCGTTGCTGTCGATGCGGACGTCGTACTGGGCGTCCTCGGCGAACTGGTAGAAGTTCGGGCCTCCACCGGGCTCCTCGAAGGGGATGACGTTCGCGATGATGGTCGTCGTGTCCGGGTGGTCCGGGCTGACGAACGCGTAGAGGTCCGAGTTGTCGTACTGCGGGGTCCCCGAGATGAGAGGGGCCTCACGATGGCTGGAGGCGTATGCCGCCCCCGGAGCCAGCGTGGCGGCGCCGGCGGCTGCGAGCCCCCCGGCGGCCAACGCACCGCATATGAGGGTCGCGACGCTCCTGCGTCCGTTGCCGCTCCGCGAGATAGCTGTCATGCCGTCCGTCCTCTGTGCCAACTTGCCTGACGGACAGAGATACGGAGCGGAGGGCGGTTTCGGATTGGTCGAATCCAAAAAACTTTTTCTTTCCTGCTCACCCGCGTTTCGGGCCCGCTGATCCGTACCACCCACCGGAGGTGTGTTCGTTGCGAATGCCTGGTGTGACGGGGCGGCCCGGGTGCGGCGGCCGTAGAGAGGGGGACCGGATGGAGGCGGACGAGCTTCTGGTGCTCGTGGCGCGAGGCGACCAGCATGCGTTCGAACAGCTCTACGCGCTGGTGTCCGGGCCGGTGTTCGGGCTCGTGCGCCGGGTCGTCAGGGATCCCGCGCAGTCGGAGGAGGTCGCCCAGGAGGTGCTCCTGGAGGCCTGGCGCTCCGCCGGCCGCTTCGACCCGAACCGCGGCAGCGCCCTCTCCTGGATCCTCACCCTCGCCCACCGCCGTGCCGTCGACCGGGTACGCAGCGCCCGCGCGGCCGTCGACCGCGAGCAGCGCGAAGGCCGGCGCTACCACGACCCCGCCTTCGACCAGGTGGCCGAGGAGGTCGAGGCCGGCCTGGAGCGCCAGTTGGTTCGCCGCTGCCTGGGCCGGCTGACGGCGCTTCAGCGTCAGTCCGTCACGCTGGCCTACTACGACGGCTACACGTACCGTGAAGTGGCCGACCAGCTCTCGCTGCCGCTCGGCACGGTGAAGACACGGATGCGTGACGGGCTCACGCGACTGCGCGAGTGCCTGGGAGGGGCCGCATGAGTGTGCTCGGCCTGTTTCGCCGCGAGGATGTGCACTCGCTGGCCGCTCCCTACGCGCTCGACGCCCTCGACGCCGACGAGCGCCGCCGGTTCGAGAAGCACCTGAAGGGCTGCGACCGTTGCTCCGACGAGGTGCGGACACTGGCCGAGGACGCCGTCCGGCTCGCCTGGTCCCAGGCGGCGCCGCCGCCGGCCGCGATGCGTGACCGGGTGCTGGCCGCCGTCCAGAGAACCCCTCAGGAGACCTCGCGGGCGCCGGTGCGGGAGCACTCGCCCCAACTGCCCCCGCACGTCTGGGGCACGCAGCCGCCGCCCAAACGCTCCGGGGGTTCCTCCCACGCGTTCAGCCGTGGGGGAGCGCCTCGTGCGCGCCGTCGGCTCTTCGCGCCGCTCGCCACCGCCACCGCCGCCGCGGCCCTCGTCGTCGCCTCCCTTTTCGCCGTCCAGGTCGGCCGGACTCAGGACCAGTTGGACGCCGAGCGCGCCCAGTCACGTGAGATCGCCCACGTTCTCGCGGCTCCGGACGCGCGGGCGAGTACCGGCAAGGACACCCGGGGCCGCAGTATCGGAGTGATCGCCTCCGCTTCGGAGGCGCAGGCGGTCGTCACCTTGAGCGGATACGAGGGCCTGCCTGCCGGGCAGGTGCATCAGCTGTGGCTCATGCGCCCTGGCGCGCAACCGCGCTCCCTCGGGCTCTTCGACGGCGACACGCCCTTGGTCGCCACCGGTCTCGACAAGGCGGCGACGTCACTCGCTGTCACCGTCGAGCCCGACGGGGGATCGCCGCAGCCCACCACGAAGCCGGTTGTCCAACTCACCCTGAAATCGGTTGGATTCGGAGAGTGATCGGAGAGGAGTCGTCAACCCCCTTATGGGGAAGGTGAATCCTGTGAGCTCGATACACGTGTGCCTCGACGGGGCGATAGGGTTACCCTGCCCGGGCCGGGTGGACTCGTACGGGTGGGGAGTGACATGGAACAGATAACGATGCGCAGCAGGGCGAGGGTCCCTGCGATCACCTGCGGGAGCAG is a window encoding:
- a CDS encoding SGNH/GDSL hydrolase family protein; this translates as MRRSRLVVFVSSLLLAVGAALTGAAAAHASPAAATGGYVALGDSYSSGVGAGSYLSSSGDCKRSTKAYPYLWNAAHTPASFTFAACSGARTGDVLASQLGGLNSSTGLVSLTAGGNDAGFADVMTTCVTGSDSTCLNRINTAKAYVDSTLPGKLDTLYSTISAKAPNAHVVVIGYPRFYEVGTLCLGLSDTKRSAINNAADYLDAATAKRAAAHGFAFGDVRTTFTGHEICSGSSWLHSLNLLDIGESYHPTASGQSGGYLPVLNSAA
- a CDS encoding glycosyltransferase family 2 protein, with amino-acid sequence MSTIDVSVVICVYTEDRWEDILAAIASVRAQTHPAVETLLVVDHNPTLLDRLRSEYKETDEVRVLPNAGPRGLSAGRNTGIAASRGEVVAFLDDDAVAERDWLRRFADPYSDPRVLAVGGRAVPVWSSGRRPDWFPEEFDWVVGCSYLGLPPGRVRVRNILGGNASFRRSAFECVGGFATGIGRDGSKRPMGGEETDLCIRLSRARPDAILLMDDRAVIHHRVPEGRERFGYFRTRTYAEGLSKALVARSVGVDKGLETERRYTTRVLPAGVVRGLRDLLLARPGGARRAGAIVAGVLHAAGGYVVGSMRARRAGTTFAVVPISLDDVERAA
- a CDS encoding serine/threonine-protein kinase; this encodes MSEEPGSERLIAGRYRLLTPLGEGGMGTVWRAHDEVLHREVAVKEVRAPHGLSASDVERMYARLEREAWAAARVANRNVVTVYDVATQDGRPWIVMEIVRGISLAELLDAEGPLEPARAAHIGAEVLSALRAAHEAGVLHRDVKPANVLLSNDGRVVLTDFGIATVEGTSALTMTGEVIGSPEFLAPERALGRTPGPESDLWSLGVLLYAAVEGNSPFRHDTPLSTLRAIVDEELPPPYRAGPLAPVIEGLLRKDPAQRLPADMAERDLRIVAAGGDPLADGTGATAQVPYTPYPPTAATPAEPLRQGPPTPPQPWTAAPATTDSARPERNRRAGVVLVAGVAVLALAVAGLTYGLLNRDDGGGGGGTGGVTNSGTGIVSSPATRPESSEETSESPSPSPSESASSEAPAQTVAVTVSGAHTEYSGSCPPGNADAPAFTATITVGRLPATVSYRWVTKDGELSGQTWKTLEFPSGGGRSKQDKVIVSTYEQSGTYENAIGVEVREPVKTTSDSVPFSVSCEEETPSAGASPSPSPSE
- a CDS encoding polysaccharide deacetylase family protein, which encodes MTPGGVPILMYHAVAADPSDATRTLSVTPEAFAEQLAVIADRGLTPLTTADLAARWRAGRPLPDRPVLITFDDGYEGVHRHALPALAGHGFPATLFVSTGWIRGAHDTGGGLDTMLDWRQIRRLADAGVEIGGHSHTHPQLDQLDDAALRAELTRCRDIVADELGAPPVSFAYPYGYSSRRVRAAVRGHGFAQALAVGNSLARRAQGPYALRRVTVRRATDTTEFERLLDGRAIGRTFARDRALTKGYAMVRRTRRLQRLV
- a CDS encoding nickel transporter, yielding MRSRRRLFASCAAVFTAGCALALVPSAGASAHPLGNFTVNRYDGLVAAPGQLRVDHVEDLAEIPATQAKPDIERLGMTEWARQRCATAASGSRLTVDGRAVTLTAGSSKAVVRPGQAGLNTLRVECRLTAPLPDEDTVTLGFHSEGASSGPGWREITARGDRMTLTDSDVPEKSTSGELTSYPKELLSSPADTSTASVKVRPGGAALVEDKRDAPAASVLPRGADRWTQALDDLVARQHFTVGFAALALVIAVGLGAMHAVAPGHGKTIMAATAAARGGKARMKDVLPLAASVTITHTLGVVALGLLVTAGSAAAPSVIAWLGLASGALVLFAGTSLARRAWRNRGHGLGHGHGHGHGHGHGHEHGHDHGDGHGHDHGPDHEHDHGDGHGHADGHGHDHSHAPAKPPARQLALVGAPTPHTHTHQASEPAPDHGHDHDHSHDHHDHEHDHQHGRTHTHTHGGHTHTHAVAPTLRGTILLGFAGGMVPSPSAVVVLVGAAALGQAWFGLLLVVAYGVGLALTLTAAGFAVVRLGAGATRLLDRQPRWTTHPAVTLVRRNMPLWSAFLVVALGAGLVLKGAASVLG
- a CDS encoding tetratricopeptide repeat protein; translation: MSPRTNDGEPEQAASGRPAAASDQPAPNSGRAPEDASVVTGAAAGDVVEANPEHTTAGATEPNSPDAAGGGADRVAAVRRVGAAGRRWRGVQLGACAAMLAVALTAGAIALGAARDGQDVPVATAAAVSPGLLASGDLDSGITALQTHLRAQTKDFGGWATLGLAYVEQARTKGDPSRYPQAEQALKRSLALRPDNDQALAGRAALAAARHDFANALTYADQALKQNPYSERALCSRIDALVELGRYDDAEQAVRTADERRPGVPVFTRYAYVHELRGDVTTARRVLDRALAASTSPGDIAYVASQLGQLAWNQGDYPTALTHYARALAADENYLPALEGRARAQAASGQQAEAIKGLELIVARYPLPGPLVELGELYEARGGEGDRAKAQDQYALVDAWTAIARANGVNADLDTALAAADHGDKATALRAARDDWSRRHTVHTADALAWALHVNGKDAEALPYARQATATGYRNAAFLYHRGVIEKATSHPADARTHLSAALKLNPGFSPLGAREARTALKTLEASK
- a CDS encoding glycosyltransferase family 2 protein; translation: MSSVLQPATSGEDLQSPHAVDKYRPISSHLAIAPPVSVVIPAMNEAENLPYVFKTLPDWIHEVVLVDGNSTDATVQVARDLWPGVKVVGQQGRGKGDALITGFEACTGDIIVMVDADGSADGNEIVSYVSALVSGADFAKGSRFANGGGTDDMTFIRWLGNRVLCAIVNRKFGARYTDLCYGYNAFWRHCLDKVELDCTGFEIETLINIRVVKAGLKVQEIPSHEYLRIHGVSNLRAVRDGLRVLRVILRERSNRRALRRLVRRSPMLDSVRGEAS